One Brassica napus cultivar Da-Ae chromosome C4, Da-Ae, whole genome shotgun sequence genomic region harbors:
- the LOC106448599 gene encoding glutathione S-transferase T2-like → MKAALDIFNSDQNMKFNLEHAWREFRHDVKWCSTYLEKDNDKRKTADTLVAEPKDRPLGIKVAKAAGKRKKTGKDEELTKLEGLMEMKKKISRQSLLESLLAKPEPLSNMELALKTKLLS, encoded by the coding sequence ATGAAGGCTGCCTTGGATATCTTCAACAGTGACCAGAACATGAAGTTCAACTTGGAACATGCGTGGAGGGAGTTTAGGCATGATGTGAAATGGTGTTCCACCTATCTGGAGAAGGACAATGATAAGCGCAAAACTGCGGATACTCTGGTTGCAGAACCAAAAGATAGACCATTAGGGATTAAGGTTGCGAAGGCTGCGGGTAAGAGGAAGAAAACTGGAAAAGATGAAGAATTAACCAAGCTTGAAGGGCTGATGGAGATGAAAAAGAAAATCTCAAGGCAAAGTTTGCTTGAAAGTTTGCTTGCAAAGCCTGAGCCACTGTCTAATATGGAATTAGCACTGAAAACGAAACTGTTGTCATGA